TCACAAAAGACTTTACTAGCGGATAAGGGAGAAATCAAAGTTGGAAGTAGATATCAGACTGAagtaactaatttattaaaagaaggTGAGCaaagtaaatttgaatataattagatttaaataaacattgtgAGGTTTTTGTCACATGTTATAATTTTGTTCTTATCACATTATCTAACTAAACTCCCTTGTGGAGTTAATAGAATTTATTGGGCTTTTATATTGAGAAATGTGACAGTAACAGTCCAATGTCCCGCagcagggctaaggcctcctctcctttttttttgcgGAGAGGGCTTGGAGCTTGAGAAATGTGTCTGTGCTAATTAcccctgtgcctcggaaagcacctaGCCGGTGGTCCTGCAGCTAACCTTTTTCTGGTCTTGTCTGATGtgtttatgagagttagggaacagagagtgcatttatttttgtataacccCTTATGCACGATTAAATATCCTACACACTAATAAAATCTAACGTaccaaataattttacataaaagagAACACTTGTGTAAGAATCAATTTTTTGATTCTTACACAAGCTTTTGGCGCTTTTgagcaaatataatttaacatatataaattcttCTGTTAGGCGAGGAGGACAGTCGCTGTAGTTCGGAGCTGGAGACGCTGGTGTGGACACCGGCGCACGGGCTGTCGGACCGGCAGATCGACCAGTTCCTCGTGGTGGCGCGATCCGTGGGCACGTTCGCGCGCGCGCTCGACTGCTCCTCGAGCGTCAAGCAGCCCTCGCTGCACATGTCCGCCGCCGCCGCCAGCCGTGACATCACATTAGTATGTTGCCCATATTTGTTACAAACCAGTCTAAATCAACAATATTATACGATATCTTTGTTGAATCTAATAAGCTAATGTACATACAAATGTATACCGTTCAATTTTGTTGATTTAAGATGATTTACAGATGCAAATGTAATTATGTTTTACACTAATCAAttactttttgtataaaatatctttaacaaaatcttattttacggcttttgttttgtttgtcttcctttatatattaattaggacATTACATGTATGTACAGCCTAACGTATATATTCCAGCCCTCGTTAAACTAAATTAGTTACAGATTTCAttgattataaagttaaaacattTCCCGTACACCctaaatttgtaaaattgtatacattaaTACTAAAttgaatctaataataaattcgcTTGCTTTTATCGAGATTAATTATGAAAGTAACGTGAACATATTGTGTTCAGTTTCACGCGATGGACACGCTGCACAAGTCTGGCTACAGCATAGAGGCGGCGCTGTCGTCGCTGGTGCCCGCGTCGGGGCCGGTGCTGTGTCGCGACGAGATGGAGGAGTGGTCCGCGTCCGAGGCCAACCTCTTCGAGGAGGCGCTCGACAAGTACGGCAAGGACTTTGCGGACATACGACAGGACTTTGTGAGTTTACACGAAATCGACGTCAAGTCTATACTCGTCTGCTATGTAAATATCAAAGTTATgtcttaaagtattattatatcaacTATATTAGTTATTCAATCGTAATTATCATCAATGTTGCCAATAGTAATTCTATAATTTTGGTAAGTTGCCACCGCTCATAGTCAATGGAGCTGTACACAATATCAACTATTCCGCacctttatgaaataaaaatttatacaccCTATACTGTAACTACCTTCAGATTTAGTTaatgattgatttaaaaaaaaattgcttatgatatttttataattgtaaattttgcaGTGATTTGattcttgtttaatttttattattattattaataaactccTGTTTTTACAGTTACCATGGAAAACGTTGAAGAACTTGGTAGAGTACTACTACATGTGGAAGACGACGGACCGCTACGTGCAGCAGAAGCGTGTCAAAGCAGTCGAGGCCGAGTCAAAGTTGAAACAAGTGTACATTCCCAACTAGTGAGTGTTTGTACCGACACCTCACTACTCATACGTTGTTTTACTTTgccatttcttatattatattataatttcaatatttctttaTCCTTTCATTGattcatttgtatttttgtgCTTCTTCttcatatttatagtatagttttatggtataatttaaatataacttagcCTGAATACAAGTCAGGGCAATTTTCGATTTAGACTATTTATGTATTCTGTAATCCCTATAATAGTAATACAGGGCTCCTAAGATACGCCGTCACTGGTATCGCTAAGAACCTGTCGCATGTAAAGTGGTACACACAGTGAAGATGACGTTGATGCAATTGCAGCAACAAGCCGAACCCCGCGCTGGTCGCGAACGCCGCGGGCGCCGGCAAGGCGGCCGTGCTCAACGGGGGCACCAACGGGACCGCCGCCGTCGCGCCCAGCCTCTGCGCATCCTGCCAAGGTACTGCTTCACCTGACAATAGCTTTCATTTCATTCGCCGGTACATACcgagttataaatattaacactttTATGCTGTGACGTCACCTGCATCGTCATATTCGACTTTTAAAAACGCTCCGATTAGTGATGTACATTATCCAAAATCGCGTCGTTCATGATCGATTTAGTGAAACtttagttttgtatttattcaagTGTGTTTGTGTTTTTGTATCGCCGTTAAaacgttaaattttaattccagTTGTCATTGGTTTAATTAATGACATGCAACGTAAATACATTTAGGATGCGTTACTTTGGTTGTCATATATTTGAAGACGGATCCTCCATCAACGGACAATTGTAAtctgttgaaaataaaattttatactaataaccagcttttttatttaatttcagtgACAAATTCAAACCAGTGGTATTCGTGGGGTCCACAGCATTTACAGTATAGATTGTGTGGCTCTTGCTGGCAATATTGGAAGAAATATGGTGGACTTAAGGTGAGACATGAGTCACTCATATGCATATGTGTATACAAGAGAATGAATACTCGTATAAGCTAAAATCTTGTTTTATGGTAAACAGACAGCGGGTGTGTTCGGAGAAAGTGAAACGGAAGCGGCGCGCACCGGACGCGCGGAAGGAGAGGATACCGCGCTCTCAGTCTCACACCGCCCACACCGTTGTACCGTCATCAACTGTGCTAAGGTATGAACATTACGAAAAGTTTGATTTCGATGCTcgaataataaacttaattgtaGCTACGCACGAACGACGACGTACCAGATCAACTACTACCGACAGAGTAGGCAGAGCCTCGGAGAGCAATAAAAATATCTCGCATGTGTTCCAGGAGTTCAAACTGCGCGCGCACCTGGCGCGGCACGTGGCCACGGCGCACGGCGGCGCGGGCGAGGGCGCGCGGCCCGTCATGAAGACGCGCGCCGCCTTCTACCTGCGCGCCTCGCCCTTCACGCGCCTCGCGCGCCGCCTCGCGCGCGCGCTGCGCCGCCCGCGCCACTACGCGCGCTCGCCCTTCTCGCCCATCAACCTGCACCAGGTCAAGCACGAGTGTGAGTACACCATTTCTTTCCGCTCCGTATGCGaccaatattctttattaataaaaatcatattcgaACAATCTAAACTTCGATTAATCTTCTCGCGATGTATACACATAGGTACGATAGCGATGGCGGGCCTCGGTGCGGGCGCAGAGATGCGCGGCGCGGGCCCTACCGGAGTGCCGCGAGTGCGCGGAGCAGTGGGCGCCGTGGCCACGCGCTTGGCCGTCGCGATGGGCACGGCCGCGCCGCGTGCTCAAGAGTGGCTGACGCTCACTCCGCGCGACCGCATGCCCGTACCCAACCACGTCGCCTTCCCCAAGCCGCCCAAGGCGCCAGGTTAGCCCTACATACGTTATGATGAATTATCATAACActcgtaattatattaaataacaaatttggaAGATATTCCTAAAATGAAGTTTTACTATTAGCATTAAAACAAACAACGCATACAAAATGATGgaattaacatttatacataaacattttttacgattatacatatatatataaacattatttaacggttggcgtgattggtagatactggcctttcacaccgaaggttatggattcgattcccacccaggacaacatttgtgtgcatggacatgtctgtttgtcctgagtctgggtataaatatctatataagtatgtatttacaaaagtagtatatgtagtatatcagttgtttggtctccatagtacgagctctgcttagtttgggatcagatggccgtgtgtaaataatgtcccaggatatataaaataaataaaataaactaaaaaatacatCATAGCATTATATATGACCAAACATGTAAAAGGCAAAATAAACTAATGAGATATCCGACGACAGACGGCAGCCTGATGTACGAGCGCGTGCTGTCGCGCGCGGAGCTGGAGGCGCGCCGCAGCGAGGCCAGCGCGCCGCCGCCGACGCTCGCGCCGCACGCGCCGCCCGCGCTCAAGCGCCGCGCCTACGACGACATCAACGGCCTCGACAGTCAGTATCGCTGCCCTCGCTACATCTCTCGCGTCGCGCATTCCTTACACGTACACGTAACACGTGTCCCAAATATTATTCTACCTGCTGACTATATATTTCCTTTTGTCTATTTTTTCATATTCTACAATAACTATGCAAAATATTCGCAATATTATTTGTAACGGTCAACAAAAAGTTCtaacatttctttttctttttagtcttttattacaaaactatgCTGTACAAGGCACTCTCAGATTTCTAGTAGGCTTAAAAAACACATGTTCTCTTTAAACAATACCAGGAAACCGAGTGTTATTTTTTAACGACGTACGCTGTCGTCACGCGCGCTACGGTTAGTGGTGTCTAATAAGCCCTAAACAGTCTCTTTTAATAGGCAGTTTTTTCTTTTGACTACAGCTTTCTCAAAAACGGCGACGTCACTTCTATTacgaaatcatattaaatagctGGAGACATTATACATATTCAGTTTTACCATTTCTGTGTAATGTactataagtaatttatattttacatgatttaaagttttatagtaAACgtgtgatttttaaaataacccattaaaataaagtctttttgtattttgtataaaatttataaaccttgtctaaaattgattttttttttaattctaaactgAATAAGgacattcattaaattttccgaaatataataatttcaatgaaatgaaatttctcTTTTTGTGCTGCTTACATTGCCGGAGTAGCAACAGGTTTGAAATCATAAGAATTTttttagcaaataaatatttttacaacgtTTCTTTTCATTACCCacacctaaatatatatatatgcagatatcaaatttatttgtaagtcTGTCCCAATGTTGTTGTATTTTgcgaatgaataatattttagagcCTTTGTAGTTCTAACGTGAAGAGCGATATCCATGAAGTGGCGTTTTGTGACGGTAATATTCGTGCTGATATTGGTGGGTAATTCGATGTtgctatttgaattataaatttcaacaaTTCTACTCATAGTTTAAAATGTCTGCgacgcttttttattattattaataacaattgtatTGGTTCCCCCGGTAATATAATTTACGGTTAATCACAGTACTATAAAAACCGTAATATTTCCTGGAGATCCAAATGAACTGGAACTATACAATTTGAACGATcctctgaaaaaaatatttcgagcaTCAAAATTGTATCGTTTcttaaattgaatgtttttattataatattatcattaaatgtcACACACTACCACACACTACTACTTGTTAGATTGTTCTCTGCTAGTAGTACTATTGAATGTATATAATGGTCCCTTTTAGTATCGGTATTCACTTACGTACTGTTGCAGGAGGTGCGAGTGGAGCAGCACGCGAAGTAGCCGCGCCACCGCCCGCCAAGCGGCCCAACAAGCACCCCGCGCCCATGCAGCGACCTTCGCGCGAGCAGTACGCCGCCATGTGCGCACGCGCTCAGGCCACTGGACAGCCGCTGCCGGCGCACGTATTTGCGCACGTATGTACCAAATGCCCAGactaatatacaatatacgactaataatatcattttaccTTTACgattggaaataaaaaaaaattatcacattaAATACTACAAATTTTGTAACATGTGAAACAAGTATACGTAAAACACTTGATAGTAATTATTATCGTTCATAGGTAAACGGCAAACCGACAAATTTGACCGGTCGCGGAGGCCGACGTCACGTAATTTCGTGGATGGACGCACCCGACGACCTCTACTTCAGAGCCACCGAAATCGCTAAGTACGTCTCGTTTTAGTCACTCGTTACATTACAAATGTGTAGCGACGCCAAGCTCACCTCGCTCGTTCCTCGACAGGGCCGCTAGAAGGACGCTGAGCTGCGGCGAGCTGCGTCGCGGGGCGCGCGCGCCGTGGCGGGCCATGCGCAGCGCGATCATCGCCGCCAGCCTGGGCGCcgtggcgggcggcgcggcgggcgcgggcgcggtgGCGGCCaaggcggcgggcgcgggcgcgagcggcgcggcgggcgcggcgccaCTGCAGCTCGTGATCCTGGACTGACAGgagccgccgcgcccgccgcacCCGCCGCACCCCTACACCATGGAGGCGCTGCTCGGCTGAGCCGCCCCGCTGTATATTGCTCGTGTACATAGCCCCGAGCGGCCGCCCACGGACACACACGCCCCTGACCTTcgtgaaaatgtatttttggtAATCGAATCGCCGACGACGGATTctgtagataatattttaaaatatattgttcttaTGTGGTTTGATCTGGCGATGAgcaaaataatgtatttgataCATAAAACGATATGTAAGTCTATTTCATTCGGAGATTCATTGTAggataatttacaatttttttcataaataaagcaCAAATTGGAAAACtgcgtattttattttgtcatatatgtatacatttttccTTTCCAAaatgaatatacatatgtttgaaTTAAAGTTCCAGCCCTGGACCACCTAATTTAAATATGGTAAAGAAGTTATTCATAGTGTTGAATGTAAGCACATAATTATGTGTGTAAATacctattttctttttatatattattaattcgaaaaaaatacCCCTAATAAAGTGGGCGATCTTACTTATCGAAATTCCGTCAGTACTTTATTGCAGATTTGCTTACATTTTATAACCTTCAGTtagtctatataatatatagtacgaCTTAATCAAATAAAGTTTAGACggcacaaaaataatttaagacaaTACTTTGATTTGACCTGAGAGagcatttaatacaattttattttacttcgcGTGCATCATATTAATCACTAGGTCtggaatcaaatataaataaataaatctgaagtacctaacatttatatttaaaataatgaaaaattcacCGTTTCTGTGAATACCAAGAAACCTTTGACATAATTAGGAGTAGTGTCATTTGATATTAGTTTTAATGTAAGTTTTTGTAAGTGTGGAATacactaaaaaaaaagaacacaattctcattttgttattgtttgtcTACTACTGTGTCACTACACAAGTGTGTGAAGTGGCTAGACAAGTTTTTagactaaataatttatttttatttaatatactagtTTCCGCTTTTGGCTTCACCTGCGTGTAAGGTGTGGCAGGTTAGGTATGTACTAGGTAAAATATCATGATTGGTTGAGCAGTTAAGAGGTGAATGTGTAACaaatttactttcgcatttataatattagttagaatatTTAAAGGTAGCGATTGTCATGTTTGTTAACGTTACCACCTTAACCAACGTTAgagcaaaaatttaaataaatatacttgaataataaaaagatattgaCAGTATTATGTGACGAACTTTATCACTCGCTGCCTGTTCGATGCCTTTCCGAGCAGTGATTCTCAATTATAAagatacagtaacagtctgttaatgtcccattactgtgctaagggctcctctccatttttagaaggtttggagcttattccaccacgctgctccaatgcgggttgatacatgtggcagaatttcaatgaaattagacacatacaggtttcctcacgatgttttccttcacacatgaatattcagtagtgcttgtccgggtttgaacccacgatcatcggttaagattcacgccttcttacccctaggccatctcggcttaaaaaagttataaagacataactgataaaaatatttgaacatatCTTTGTACCTATTACACCATACTTCAAGCTTCTCTAGTCTTCAATAAGTAATCGATACCTTATTTAATGCAAATGGTAAAATCTTTACATTTacataagttttgtttattttctgaataaaaattatgattatttataaataactcgtAGTCTTTCCTTCTCTGCTTAAGATACATCAAATTCAATTCATATGCATCATATCAAAAATACTTACTGAATATTATGGGTTATTGGTACTTCCTtcgttactataattatttaataaataaaactacacattttaaaaagttatatttattcgaGTACATAACtacatcttaaaataaatggaTAATAGCTATTATTCCGCgtgataaatatgttttaagttGATTTTAAGACACCTGCATCGTCACGTTTTACTTTATTCGAAAAGCGCTATCACATACATTACAAATACATGTTtgcatagaaaaatattttactttgcaATAACAGTAGCTAAACATCGTGCGCGGGAGGAAACTGAGTTTCTAATTTCTAAAAACCCTACATAGTAAGAGTAATATTTAATGGCACATGTGTGtactttatatagtattttttcttcaataacattttatatattatgttaataatacaaaacagtTAAATTCAGTAAAACTTGAAAGTAATATAAAGATCAAATCTATTTAGATTTCAATCGTACAAACTAAAGTTACGAATCATTTCAAACGGAGGCCATAATATTGCAGTGCtctattttagtatatattaaaatataatttacaagttATTCTATATacctcatttatatatattatagtgatattatttttaagaaatctaATATAGATTTAATCTTATAGAAACTATGCAAGTCGgtgtcattatttttatcgaCACAAATATTAcaagtgtaaaaaaattatacaagtcAGTTTCGTCCCAGTTACAACATCGATAATGAATAAGTTGTTCCCTAAGTTTACTCAGAGTTTAATTGAGCAGGTTCGGTTACATCTACATTTAAACTAAGTCAACTTTGTTGGCGGACAATGGTTGTTACAGTAGGCCTCCGATTACACGACTATTTTATACAATTCcattatagataaaaattacATCAGAGTCAGTCCCGTACCGTCACTTAACTGTCCTTATAATACATAACCCCATACTAAAATTGCAGAAAACTACTTCTATATTTTAATCTCAAAGCCCTCTCTCGTCGCGCGACCCTCGGGCTGCCGCGACGAGGGTCGCTCTAACATTGCGCGTCGGCTCTACATAAAACTATAACACGACAGACACAGATAGTCGTCATAATCGCCATAAAATACtcaatacaaaaatactgtACAATTaccgtaattaattattatttgaaggtAATAGATTGTTACCCATGTAAATCATAAGCGGTTAATGCTCATAGAATCTACGCCCAACTTTCATCAATAATACACCAttcacaaattatatacaatgtcTTTTAATATACATGTTACATAGACACACATCCAAATTTGATCCCAAAAACTGTAGTCTTTACCtcgtttattttctaaattaaataatgagatCGAACGTAGTCATTCTTTATGGATTTTAATGAGTATGGACCGAAATGTTTGTAcctaatttgtaaatattatatcaaaaatggATACAATTACGATagaaaaaaactgtattttatatatttatcaaaagatCAGGAAATTCATTCAGGTAATACTTtccattcataaatattttcaataatatctttattacaaGGCACTGATCGTTAACAATCGATAACTGCATTTTTGTTTCGTTTAGATCTTAGCAtcttattcttaaataatagccaatattaaaatatttacttcgcAGTTCAAATAATTCGTATGAAAATACACTCATGACTctgcatacatacatacatacactttatactaaaataaagtcGTTTcagtatattatacatataactttgtaaataaatttccaGACATTCAGATCTGCTGGAAAAtcacgatatataaaaatattgttcgttCTCGCAGTGGAGATAGTTTATAAACTCTAACCGGGGGGCGGGGCCCCGCGCGCCGGAGTGTAGGTGGGATGCGATTTTTGGACTCGACAGCGCCAATTGGTCAACGCGACGTTGGAATGTTTGCAGACACCCGTCCGAcgacatatatttaaaacgatattatattttattttatgcttcAATTAATCTAAGAGTCTTTGAATAACTTTGTATAGTGTCAACATCGCATTTGTATGGTAGCGACAATAGTGAACGTCTGCCGCCTGACGAAGCCGACTGTGTCCTTCGCGCGCCGCGTCCGAACGGCCTGCTCGGCGGCCCGAGCTCGCGACGTCGTGTTCAGTGCTTCGACAGGTTCAGTGGCAAATCTGAAACGTACAACAATGGCGGATAAGATAATGCTGACTTATCATTGAAATAGATTCGAAATCCTCTATTTGTTTACGGCGAAAGGCCACACGAATGATTTCTGCCAAGTACAAGCGAGCAATGCGTACCCGAAGTGGGCTCGTCCTTGGGGATGTGGTCGGACAGCAGCGGGTGCGCGAGCGGCGCCCAGGGGCCCGGCGGCGCGCCCGGCGCCAGCGCGTAGTGCATCCACAGCGGCGCGGGCGCCGGCGCGGGCGCGCGGTACACGTGCGGCACGTAGCCGTACCCGAACACGTACtgcgcgcccgcgcccgcccaCTCGTCGCGCCGGTAGGGCGCGGCCGGCGGCGCGGGCCAGGCGCGCGGCCCGTACGGCGACGTGGGCGCCGCGTACGAGCGGAAGGCGGGCGGCGCGCCGGGCTGCGGCGGCGTGGGCGAgtcgcgcgccgcgccgcgccccGGCGAGCCCAGCGTCAGCGCCGAGTACCGGTACCGGTAGTTGTCCGGGCTGGGGCTGAGGTCCGGCGAGTTGACGCTCGACGGCGACTCGGTCTTCAGCGAGGGGGGGTACGAGTGCGGCGAGCGCTTCGCCTCGGGCGACCGACGCGTCGGACTCTCGTCGGGCATGCTGAGCAGCGAGTGTATGCTATAGCTGCTGACATTCTTCGACACGGTGGTCTCCTTCCGGGGCGCGGTGCCGTTGTGGATGCGGGCCGACGCGTCCGCGGGCGGCTTGTGAGGCGTGTGGCTCGGACCCGGCGACGGCGGATACGAGGCGGTGCTCAGGGCGGGGACGGTCTTCGCCCTCCGCTTAGTCACCTGATCCTCTAGACTGACGCGCTCCAT
The Nymphalis io chromosome 19, ilAglIoxx1.1, whole genome shotgun sequence DNA segment above includes these coding regions:
- the LOC126776200 gene encoding metastasis-associated protein MTA3, which produces MAANMYRVGDCVYFETSSTSPYQIRRIEELNKTASGNVEAKVMCFYRRRDLPNPLIQLADKHQMAQSEDSPVAMKLKKICLKTPIGEEQAAQAVLDPAIVAMEEESIDLPGTDGLAPKQRHQAKHRELFLSRHVETLPATHIRGKCTVTLLNETESLLSYLNKDDAFFYCLVFDPSQKTLLADKGEIKVGSRYQTEVTNLLKEGEEDSRCSSELETLVWTPAHGLSDRQIDQFLVVARSVGTFARALDCSSSVKQPSLHMSAAAASRDITLFHAMDTLHKSGYSIEAALSSLVPASGPVLCRDEMEEWSASEANLFEEALDKYGKDFADIRQDFLPWKTLKNLVEYYYMWKTTDRYVQQKRVKAVEAESKLKQVYIPNYNKPNPALVANAAGAGKAAVLNGGTNGTAAVAPSLCASCQVTNSNQWYSWGPQHLQYRLCGSCWQYWKKYGGLKTAGVFGESETEAARTGRAEGEDTALSVSHRPHRCTVINCAKEFKLRAHLARHVATAHGGAGEGARPVMKTRAAFYLRASPFTRLARRLARALRRPRHYARSPFSPINLHQVKHECTIAMAGLGAGAEMRGAGPTGVPRVRGAVGAVATRLAVAMGTAAPRAQEWLTLTPRDRMPVPNHVAFPKPPKAPDGSLMYERVLSRAELEARRSEASAPPPTLAPHAPPALKRRAYDDINGLDRGASGAAREVAAPPPAKRPNKHPAPMQRPSREQYAAMCARAQATGQPLPAHVFAHVNGKPTNLTGRGGRRHVISWMDAPDDLYFRATEIAKAARRTLSCGELRRGARAPWRAMRSAIIAASLGAVAGGAAGAGAVAAKAAGAGASGAAGAAPLQLVILD